The Plasmodium vinckei vinckei genome assembly, chromosome: PVVCY_06 genome contains a region encoding:
- a CDS encoding V-type ATPase V0 subunit e, putative — MDSNIVTGTYTFLIIWFVSCILFCIFFARNGKIALKDMFKLIITLVSIAVFCLWIFWLCVYISQLNPMIFPQRKILHD; from the exons ATGGATAGCAACATTGTAACAGGAACATACACTTTCCTTATCATTTGGTTTGTGtcttgtattttattttgcatttttttcgCAAGAAATGGAAAGATAGCATTGAAGGACATGTTCAA ACTAATCATTACGCTGGTTTCTATAGCCGTCTTTTGCTTGTGGATATT cTGGCTATGTGTTTATATTTCACAACTAAACCCGATGATATTCCCTCAGCGGAAGATCCTTCATGActaa